AGGAAAAGGAACAACATTTATAATTGTAATTCCAAATTAAAATAAAATGAATCCAAAATTTTAAAAACAAGGGGTTAATAAAAATATGGAAAATGATTATATAGCGCATATAGATATAAAAAATATTTTGACTTCTTTGACTGATGTGTTTATGAAAACTGGAATCAGGTCAATAAAGGCACTTCTTGGCATTGAATGCAAAATTCATGATATATGGGAAGTTCGCACAAAAACAGTTTGCTGCTCAAATGTAGTTATGACTATGGGTAGTTCTAATGACAATTATCAAACTCTACTAATTATTGGCATTGAACAGAAGTCCTTATGTAAGCTTCTTGGAAAAGAAGATGTATCTCCAAAATTCGCATTAGACGTTTTAGGTGAATTAGGAAATACATATTGCGCTATTTTAATGGATTCCAAAGAGCTTACCCAATATATCGGAATCGTAAAGCAGTCAATTCCAATGGTGTATGTGAATGGTCAATCATATATGCCTTGTATTTTAGGGATAGAAGGAAAATTATATTTTGGCAACGACGATTTTATCTTGATGCGTTATGCGATTCAAAAAAAATAATTCAGGAGAAAGCAGTTATGAAAAGAATTGTTATTATAGATGATTCAGAATTCCTTATTATGCAGCTCAAAAATTTTTTTGTTAATGAATTAAAATATAATGTAGTAGCAACAGGAATAGACGGAAATGATGCTGTTGCGTTATATCGAAAATATCGCCCAGATTTAATTACATTGGATATCACTATGCCAAACAAAACTGGAGAAGAAGCCGTTCAAGAAATAATTAAGGAATTTCCTGATGCAAAAATTTTAATGATCTCTGCTGTTAGAGGGGAGTCTGTACTTGATTGTATGACTTATGGCGCAAAAGGATATGTAGAAAAACCCCTGTATTTTTCGGAACCAGAATTTGTTGAAGATTTCAAAAATACGTTAGAAGAGATTTTTAAGTAATATCCGAACGAAAGTAATAAATATATAAAAAATTAAGCGGGGCATTCATGATTTACAGTTCAGAGGAATATTCAGAAGTTATTAATCATCACACAATTTTTTTTGGGCAGCAGTTTTCAAAATATATTAGTGAAATGACCTCTATTTCTTTTACATTAAATCATGAGTCATTTATTCATGCTCCAATTTTTATGACTCC
The DNA window shown above is from Desulfobacterales bacterium and carries:
- a CDS encoding response regulator; translated protein: MKRIVIIDDSEFLIMQLKNFFVNELKYNVVATGIDGNDAVALYRKYRPDLITLDITMPNKTGEEAVQEIIKEFPDAKILMISAVRGESVLDCMTYGAKGYVEKPLYFSEPEFVEDFKNTLEEIFK